One genomic window of Elaeis guineensis isolate ETL-2024a chromosome 2, EG11, whole genome shotgun sequence includes the following:
- the LOC105048403 gene encoding tubby-like F-box protein 5 yields the protein MSFKSMVRELKEIRDGIGSMSRRSGRAASSNGRGWASRPQVLGLQSLHHPSHWWPERQQGKWADLPTELLQDVIKRVETSEASWPARRHVVACAAVCRSWREVTKEIVQTPEQCGQITFPISLKQPGPRDAPIQCFIKRERATGTYHLYLGLTPSLHGENGKLLLSARKIRHATSTEYVISLVLDDYSRASSTYIGKLRSNFLGTKFTIYDSQPPCDATVRLNSSSSRRIHSKQVSPRVPAGNYNVATITYELNVFRTRGPRRMHVMMHSIPASAIQEGGTAPTPTGFLHPADEQPSTSSLAKLKDPIVEFSSTSLAEPPMPATATCEPLILKNKAPRWHEQLQCWCLNFRGRVTVASVKNFQLVAAVDPSNQVSLAEQERVILQFGKIGKDIFTMDYRYPLSAFQAFAICLSSFDTKPACE from the exons ATGTCGTTCAAGAGCATGGTACGAGAGCTGAAGGAGATAAGGGACGGGATTGGGAGCATGTCGAGGAGAAGCGGAAGAGCGGCCTCCAGCAACGGCCGGGGATGGGCGTCGCGGCCACAGGTGCTCGGCCTCCAGAGCCTCCACCACCCCTCCCACTGGTGGCCGGAGCGGCAGCAGGGGAAGTGGGCGGACCTGCCGACGGAGCTGCTGCAGGACGTGATAAAGAGGGTGGAGACAAGCGAGGCGTCGTGGCCGGCGAGGCGGCACGTGGTGGCGTGCGCCGCCGTTTGCCGGTCGTGGCGGGAGGTCACCAAGGAGATCGTCCAGACACCCGAGCAGTGCGGCCAGATCACCTTTCCCATTTCTCTCAAACAG CCTGGGCCGCGGGATGCACCAATCCAGTGCTTCATCAAGAGGGAGAGGGCAACAGGAACCTATCACTTGTATTTGGGACTTACCCCTT CACTGCATGGGGAGAACGGGAAACTTCTGCTTTCAGCGCGCAAGATCAGACATGCAACAAGCACTGAGTATGTGATTTCACTGGTCCTAGATGACTATTCTAGAGCTAGCAGTACCTATATTGGGAAATTGAG GTcaaattttttgggtacaaagttCACGATTTATGACAGCCAGCCTCCCTGCGATGCTACAGTTAGATTAAACAGTTCTTCGAGTCGAAGGATTCACTCAAAACAGGTCTCTCCAAGAGTACCTGCTGGCAATTATAATGTTGCCACCATCACTTATGAGCTCAATGTCTTTCGAACCAGGGGCCCAAGGAGAATGCATGTCATGATGCATTCAATTCCAGCATCGGCAATTCAAGAAGGGGGAACGGCACCAACTCCCACTGGCTTCCTTCACCCGGCTGATGAACAACCCTCGACTTCATCACTTGCAAAGCTGAAGGACCCAATAGTAGAGTTCTCTTCTACCAGCCTTGCTGAGCCGCCAATGCCTGCTACGGCAACATGTGAGCCACTGATTCTAAAGAATAAAGCACCTAGGTGGCATGAGCAGCTCCAATGCTGGTGCCTGAATTTCAGAGGCCGAGTCACAGTAGCTTCTGTTAAGAATTTCCAGCTTGTTGCGGCTGTGGATCCCTCCAACCAGGTTTCTCTCGCAGAGCAAGAGCGAGTTATACTTCAGTTTGGGAAAATAGGAAAGGACATCTTCACAATGGATTACCGGTATCCACTCTCTGCATTTCAGGCATTTGCTATCTGTTTGAGCAGCTTCGACACAAAGCCCGCATGTGAATGA